The proteins below come from a single Parageobacillus toebii NBRC 107807 genomic window:
- a CDS encoding response regulator, with product MGINVLIVDDHHVVRRGLAFFLNTQKEINVVGEAANGEEAVERVKELQPDVVLMDLVMPVMDGVEATKKIKELSPHTKILILTSFSDVDHVIPAIRAGASGYQLKDVEPDQLVQAIISVYRGENQLHPKITAHLMTHLSKGDREEQLIETLTKREKEVLAEIAKGKSNKEIAAALMITEKTVKTHVSNILAKLNLADRTQAALYAVKHLRL from the coding sequence ATGGGAATCAACGTGCTTATTGTGGATGACCATCATGTTGTTCGGCGAGGATTAGCATTTTTCCTCAACACGCAAAAGGAAATCAACGTAGTCGGTGAAGCGGCCAATGGCGAAGAAGCGGTGGAACGAGTGAAAGAACTGCAGCCGGATGTCGTGTTAATGGATTTGGTCATGCCGGTCATGGATGGGGTGGAAGCCACGAAAAAAATAAAGGAACTGTCTCCTCATACGAAGATTCTCATTTTAACCAGTTTTTCTGATGTTGATCATGTTATTCCCGCCATTCGCGCCGGCGCGTCGGGGTATCAATTGAAAGATGTGGAACCAGATCAGTTAGTACAGGCGATTATATCTGTGTACCGAGGCGAAAATCAGCTTCATCCGAAAATCACTGCTCATTTGATGACTCACTTGTCCAAAGGGGATCGTGAGGAACAACTTATTGAAACGCTGACGAAGCGGGAAAAAGAAGTGCTCGCTGAAATCGCGAAGGGAAAAAGCAATAAAGAGATTGCTGCAGCATTGATGATTACGGAAAAAACAGTCAAAACGCATGTATCCAATATACTTGCCAAGTTAAATCTTGCAGATCGTACCCAAGCAGCTCTTTATGCCGTAAAACATCTCAGACTTTAG